The following are from one region of the Anabas testudineus chromosome 2, fAnaTes1.2, whole genome shotgun sequence genome:
- the LOC117152979 gene encoding adhesion G-protein coupled receptor G7-like: MFWGFLLPVGLILIYNIVLLVLISLAACRADSKLSRYHRKTRHYLSGPQGLRGPYKGTETNSTKHWTWTKKFLTSFSLTVLLGLSWTLGYLVLVTTGHSHLVFSIFFCLCTTTQGFQIFILFTARTRTFRATVSKSVQYVSSVNIPLHKTKYSFTNSWDTTTTCESYRDLKDEHTSTSKIP, encoded by the exons ATGTTCTGGGGATTCCTCCTTCCGGTCGGTCTGATCCTGATCTACAACATCGTCCTGTTGGTTCTCATCTCTCTGGCGGCTTGCAGGGCAGACTCCAAACTGAGCAGGTACCACAGAAAAACACGTCATTATCTGTCAGGTCCACAAG GACTGAGGGGACCTTATAAAGGAACAGAGactaacag CACCAAACACTGGACCTGGACAAAAAAGTTCCTCACCAGCTTTTCTTTGACTGTCTTACTGGGTCTGTCCTGGACTCTGGGATACCTGGTCCTGGTCACTACAGGACACTCCCACCTGGTCTTCAGCATTTTCTTCTGCCTCTGTACAACCACACAG GGTTTCCAGATTTTCATCCTGTTCACAGCCAGAACTCGGACCTTCAGAGCCACCGTATCCAAGTCTGTGCAGTACGTCTCCTCTGTCAATATCCCGCTACACAAGACAAAGTACAGTTTCACTAATAGCTGGGACACAACCACCACGTGCGAGTCCTACAGAGACCTGAAAGACGAGCACACGTCTACAAGCAAAATCCCATAG
- the LOC113163954 gene encoding adhesion G-protein coupled receptor G7-like, translated as MMSTTPPITTTPATTPPTSTPVVCLNGGVLVDGVCLCPDEWAGTSCTAENFCEAEVLDKYRFPRTPVGWFAYSENTCLTGTSNAGKPQASTRCSTKTGPPSFSLPPQVLQCDQTLSDIQHNLTSVADLETLAASTQILTSRPEELTVENVTAAAQIVNTLLLSPNATESVRVAAVATVSQLLNTSVPDNTEENDATLSLTLSLDQLSVNLSSSLNTSQSQVVQPNLVVLSAQISPTNTGGVQFTSLTGKSGSFVADRIQLTTNTSSVMVENGFIADALIYVQFPPSVSARQKSSEASLGFVLYQNDRFFRSRIHRRRGANIRVLSASIRGQESSVVPQHVQMLFRPTIMNGMSLFDFACVFWNYSLQDWSTVGCSKGNASDGALTCFCNHTTNFAALWSFRGKYEYSEALSVISIVGLSFSILGLVVTIIQHIKVHFLRKARERGNNMNSKISLLCIYVSLLAFIITFLSGVENSSRQDDALVQINSETNIIPDSDEHVEPDRGSCSAVAALLHFFLLATFMWNSVYGTQLVLLVRTMQHSLPPHWTPVSIAVGWGVPAVVMAITVGATYSVEDPLGYRQEELWLLAGSSG; from the exons ATGATGAGTACTACTCCTCCAATTACTACTACTCCTGCTACTActccccccacctccacccctgTAGTCTGTCTTAACGGTGGCGTGTTAGTGGACGGTGTCTGCCTCTGTCCTGATGAGTGGGCCGGAACCAGCTGCACAGCGG AAAATTTCTGTGAAGCTGAAGTACTAGACAAATACCGTTTCCCACGTACACCAGTTGGCTGGTTTGCATATTCTGAGAATACTTGTCTCACAGGAACCAGCAATG CTGGTAAACCACAGGCTTCGACTAGATGTTCCACCAAAACTGGACCACCGAGTTTCAGCCTTCCACCACAGGTCCTCCAGTGTGACCAGACACTCAGCGACATACAGCACAAT CTCACCAGTGTGGCTGATTTAGAAACTCTGGCAGCCAGCACTCAGATTCTGACGTCCAGACCCGAAGAGCTGACAGTTGAAAACgttacagcagcagctcagatcGTCAACACGCTGCTGCTGTCTCCTAACGCCACAGAG AGTGTCAGGGTGGCAGCTGTAGCTACAGTCAGTCAACTGCTGAACACCAGTGTGCCGGACAACACAGAGGAGAACGACGCTACTCTGAG CCTGACGCTATCTCTGGACCAGctctctgtgaacctcagcTCCAGTCTCAACACGTCTCAGTCTCAAGTGGTTCAACCAAACCTGGTGGTCCTGTCGGCACAAATCTCTCCTACCAACACAGGGGGAGTCCAGTTCACCTCCCTCACAG GAAAATCTGGAAGTTTCGTGGCCGACAGGATTCAGCTGACGACCAACACGTCCTCAGTCATGGTGGAAAACGGCTTCATAGCCGACGCCCTGATATACGTACAATTCCCACCAT CCGTCAGTGCTCGTCAGAAATCGTCAGAGGCGTCTTTGGGTTTCGTCCTCTACCAGAACGATCGTTTCTTCAGGTCGAGGATCCACAGGAGGAGAGGGGCCAACATCAGGGTCCTGTCTGCCAGTATCAGAGGTCAGGAGAGCAGCGTGGTGCCACAACATGTGCAGATGCTGTTCAGACCAACA atCATGAACGGGATGTCTCTGTTCGACTTCGCCTGTGTTTTCTGGAACTACAGTCTGCAGGACTGGAGCACAGTCGGCTGCTCTAAAGGAAACGCTTCAGACGGCGCCCTGACATGTTTCTGTAACCACACCACCAACTTCGCTGCTCTCTGG tcctTCAGAGGGAAATATGAATATTCTGAGGCCCTGAGTGTGATTTCCATCGTTggactttctttttctattctGGGTTTGGTTGTAACCATCATCCAACACATTAAAGTGCA TTTCCTGAGAAAAGCTCGTGAACGAGGGAACAACATGAACTCAAAGATCTCTCTGCTGTGTATCTACGTCAGCCTGCTGGCCTTCATCATCACCTTCCTCTCTGGGGTGGAAAACTCCAGCAGACAGGACGACGCTCTGGTTCAGATCAACAGTGAAACCAACATCATCCCAGACTCTGACGAACACGTCGAACCTGATCGTGGCTCGTGTTCTGCTGTGGCGGCTCTGCTCCACTTCTTCCTGTTGGCCACCTTTATGTGGAACAGTGTGTATGGGACCCAACTGGTGCTGCTGGTCAGGACGATGCAGCACAGCCTCCCTCCACACTGGACTCCAGTCAGCATTGCTGTGGGATGGG GTGTCCCAGCTGTCGTCATGGCAATCACAGTAGGAGCGACCTACAGCGTGGAAGATCCTCTGGGATACAGACAGGAGGAGTTGTGG CTGCTGGCTGGCAGCTCTGGATAA
- the ftcd gene encoding formimidoyltransferase-cyclodeaminase, producing MAQLVECVPNFSEGRNKEVIDAISAAISSTSGCSLLDVDPGPSTNRTVYTFVGSPEAVVEGALNAARQAFSLIDMSKHSGEHPRTGAMDVCPFIPVQNVSMDDCVHCANVFGQRLADMLHVPVYLYGEAARKESRRSLPSVRAGEYEALPEKLKRDDWAPDFGPAAFVPSWGATVTGARKFLIAYNVNLIGTKEQAHRIALDIREQGRGKEQPGLLKAVQGMGWYLDEANLAQVSTNILDYEQTPLHAVYEEICRDAEDLKLPVVGSQIVGLIPLRALLDSANFYIHRDQLFILEEEHKVRLVVSKLGLDSLGPFNPKERIIEYMVRSQDDRRLASLSLQQFVQSVGARTAAPGGGSVSAAVAALGAALGAMVGQMTYGKRQFENLDSVMRRLIPPFHQAMNELLHMVDADSSAFNSYMAALKMPKTTAEEVQRREAAMQDGLQRAVSVPLSLAEKISVLWPCLKEVVAYGNIACKSDAQVAAKALETAVFGAYYNVMINLKDITDDVFRLATEKRASVLLQEAKDSAAAILSAADNRK from the exons ATGGCTCAGCTGGTAGAGTGTGTCCCCAACTTCTCTGAGGGCAGAAACAAAGAG GTGATCGATGCCATCTCTGCTGCCATCTCCTCCACCTCCGGTTGCAGCCTGCTGGACGTCGACCCTGGGCCCTCAACCAACCGGACCGTCTACACCTTCGTGGGCTCTCCAGAGGCGGTGGTAGAGGGAGCTCTGAACGCCGCCCGTCAGGCCTTCAGCCTCATTGACATGAGCAAACACTCAG GTGAGCACCCTCGCACCGGAGCCATGGACGTCTGTCCCTTCATCCCCGTCCAGAACGTCAGCATGGATGACTGTGTCCACTGTGCCAACGTCTTCGGACAGAGACTGGCTGACATGCTGCATGTGCCCG TTTATCTTTATGGAGAAGCAGCGCGAAAAGAGTCAAGGAGGAGTCTCCCATCGGTGAGAGCCGGAGAGTACGAAGCTTTACCTGAGAAG TTGAAGCGCGATGATTGGGCCCCTGACTTTGGTCCCGCAGCCTTCGTGCCGTCATGGGGCGCCACGGTAACCGGTGCTCGGAAGTTCCTGATTGCCTACAACGTGAACCTGATCGGCACTAAAGAACAGGCCCATCGCATCGCTCTGGACATCAGAGAGCAGGGCCGAGGGAAGGAGCAG CCTGGTCTGCTGAAGGCGGTGCAGGGTATGGGCTGGTACCTGGACGAGGCCAACCTGGCTCAGGTGTCCACCAACATCCTGGACTATGAGCAGACGCCCCTCCACGCTGTGTACGAGGAGATCTGCAGGGATGCTGAG GATCTGAAGCTGCCCGTGGTCGGCTCTCAGATCGTCGGTCTGATCCCTCTCAGAGCTCTGCTGGACTCGGCAAACTTCTACATCCACAGAGACCAGCTCTTCATCCTCGAAGAGGAGCACAAAGTTCGTCTG GTGGTCAGTAAACTTGGCCTCGACTCTCTGGGTCCGTTCAACCCCAAGGAGCGAATCATAGA GTACATGGTGAGGTCTCAGGACGACCGGCGGCTGgcgtctctgtctctgcagcagttCGTTCAGAGTGTCGGAGCTCGGACAGCGGCTCCTGGAGGTGGATcggtttctgctgctgttgctgctctg GGTGCGGCGCTGGGAGCCATGGTGGGACAGATGACTTATGGGAAGAGGCAGTTTGAGAACCTGGACTCTGTGATGAGGAGGCTGATTCCTCCGTTTCACCAGGCCATGAACGAGCTGCTGCACATGGTGGACGCAGACTCGTCTGCCTTCAACAGCTACATG gcaGCGCTGAAAATGCCGAAGACCACGGCGGAGGAGGTTCAAAg gAGAGAAGCTGCGATGCAGGACGGTCTGCAGCGAGCCGTGAGCGTCCCGCTGTCTCTGGCTGAGAAGATCAGCGTCCTCTGGCCGTGTCTTAAAGAAGTGGTCGCCTACGGAAACATCGCCTGCAAATCTGATGCTCAG GTAGCAGCTAAAGCTTTAGAGACGGCAGTGTTTGGAGCGTACTACAACGTCATGATCAACCTGAAAGACATCACAGACGACGTCTTCAGACTGGCT ACTGAGAAGAGAgcatcagtgctgctgcaggaggCGAAGGACAGCGCTGCCGCCATCCTCAGTGCTGCTGACAACAGGAAATAG
- the LOC113164009 gene encoding putative claudin-24 — protein MDSSVCALELLGVFLSGVAWLASLTTTLMSTWLTLSTELLATETFQLGLWETCVVQELGGLECRPYNSLLGLPQDVMLARTLMCVALAVGLLGFLLAIPGLHLVNSCRGQEDFRCKRGLKMSGGLLGLVAGILVLVPVSYIAHLAVTRFFDETVPEMIPRWEFGDALFCGWTAGFVHLLAGTLLVVSCLCLQNPDFHMPGPSPKVGVPLGIPFMKTRFEYV, from the coding sequence ATGGACTCGAGTGTTTGTGCTCTGGAGCTGCTGGGGGTCTTCCTCTCGGGGGTGGCCTGGCTCGCCTCCCTCACCACCACCCTGATGTCCACCTGGCTCACCCTGTCCACAGAGCTGCTCGCTACCGAGACTTTCCAGCTGGGGCTGTGGGAGACCTGCGTGGTCCAGGAGCTGGGAGGTCTGGAGTGCCGACCCTATAACAGCCTGCTGGGTCTGCCTCAGGACGTCATGTTGGCTCGAACCTTGATGTGCGTGGCCCTGGCTGTGGGGCTGCTCGGGTTCCTGCTGGCCATCCCCGGTCTGCACCTGGTCAACAGCTGTCGCGGCCAGGAAGACTTCAGGTGCAAGAGAGGTCTGAAGATGTCTGGGGGGCTGCTGggcctggtggctgggatccTGGTGCTCGTCCCGGTCTCATACATCGCCCACCTTGCGGTAACACGGTTCTTTGATGAGACGGTTCCAGAGATGATCCCACGCTGGGAGTTTGGAGACGCGCTTTTCTGCGGCTGGACGGCCGGATTCGTCCACCTGTTGGCGGGAACACTGCTGGTGgtctcctgtctgtgtctgcagaacCCAGACTTTCACATGCCTGGTCCCAGCCCAAAGGTCGGGGTGCCGCTGGGAATCCCTTTCATGAAGACCAGATTTGAGTATGTCTGA